A stretch of Macadamia integrifolia cultivar HAES 741 chromosome 7, SCU_Mint_v3, whole genome shotgun sequence DNA encodes these proteins:
- the LOC122083745 gene encoding NAC domain-containing protein 37-like: METMESCVPPGFRFHPTDEELVGYYLKKKVASQKIDLDVIRDIDLYRIEPWDLQERCGIGYEEQNEWYFFSHKDKKYPTGTRTNRATMAGFWKATGRDKAVYDKIKVIGMRKTLVFYKGRAPNGLKTDWIMHEYRLESEENGPPQEEGWVVCRAFKKRNNCQTRGNEGWDSGYFYDEPSVVSSSIDPIDYIPRQPQSFMCKQEIEADNLNFLRSDRFVQLPQLESPTLPLVKRPSLISMMSPPENNNEEEEAIRGFNTGEKVTDWRALDKFVASQLSQEDRYDGEGISSFGDHHNSDMALLLLQSNREEGNKLNGLLGSNSDCDMGICIFDN; encoded by the exons ATGGAAACGATGGAATCCTGTGTTCCTCCGGGTTTCAGGTTTCATCCAACAGATGAGGAGCTCGTCGGATATTATCTGAAGAAGAAGGTGGCATCGCAGAAGATTGATCTAGACGTCATCAGAGACATCGATCTGTACAGAATTGAACCATGGGACCTCCAAG AGAGGTGCGGAATAGGCTACGAAGAGCAGAACGAGTGGTATTTCTTTAGCCACAAGGACAAGAAGTATCCAACAGGAACAAGGACGAACAGAGCGACCATGGCTGGGTTTTGGAAGGCAACTGGGAGGGATAAGGCAGTGTATGATAAGATCAAAGTCATTGGCATGAGGAAGACCCTCGTCTTCTACAAAGGAAGGGCCCCTAATGGACTGAAAACAGACTGGATCATGCATGAATACAGGCTCGAATCCGAAGAGAATGGTCCTCCTCAG GAAGAAGGATGGGTAGTCTGCCGTGCATTCAAGAAACGAAACAATTGCCAAACAAGAGGCAATGAAGGATGGGATTCAGGTTATTTTTATGATGAACCAAGTGTGGTCAGCTCTAGTATTGATCCCATTGATTACATTCCAAGGCAACCGCAGAGTTTTATGTGTAAGCAAGAGATCGAAGCAGATAATCTGAACTTCTTGCGGTCTGATCGTTTTGTACAGCTTCCCCAGCTTGAGAGCCCAACTTTACCACTTGTGAAAAGGCCAAGCCTGATATCAATGATGTCGCCGCCGGAGAATAataacgaagaagaagaagcaataaGAGGGTTCAATACCGGAGAGAAAGTGACAGATTGGAGGGCCCTAGACAAATTTGTTGCTTCTCAATTGAGTCAAGAAGATAGATATGATGGTGAAGGGATTTCAAGCTTTGGAGATCATCATAATTCGGATATGGCTTTGCTTCTATTGCAGAGTAATAGGGAGGAAGGGAACAAGTTAAATGGCTTACTGGGTTCGAACTCAGACTGTGACATGGGAATTTGCATATTCGATaattga